A region of bacterium DNA encodes the following proteins:
- a CDS encoding HEAT repeat domain-containing protein has product MTGGVSREERAAILEGLESADEEVRRLSVEQLLLLPADEAAARLCESLGDPGWRVRKAAVARLVRRRHDPKVQAMLVASLADGDNPGRRNAAFEALVACGSGVTPRLVGEMTSDDVDVRKLVVDALAAIGDPESRAPLGSALADPDANVRAAAAEALGVVGGVDEIGSLLDLVTAQDEDVLVRLSALRALSRMEASVGVASLGDALEQSLLRPACFELLGFSADPEAIETLIKGLASGSRSSREGAMGALLRTLSRFDADEHDRLIERLRAAAAANERLVELGCERLVQADLGSRMVLIQFLGLLADTRAIVPILESGRDEAVEELADRTLESFGRVLPEALEPTWSDLPFDLKTRACAVLGRVRGEVAERLLADALAEGDPGLRCIAATALGQGGFFDRMPELVRRLEGAAREAEVDGEDEVDVVVRAIVALAEHPEAITAGVDAQLVGMLSSRLAGAPEPVRLAIAKVLAKVGQDEDEEIIGFLLKDAAPTVRRAAVQALERFDFERARDALRVALVDESSAVRIAAATVLGRSDRDEAAEDLARQMGDEDERVVAVALRSVGRLHRGRGLSSGRLEDLIGPALDREPLVALAALEALIEVGGESAARLALSAIQRPEADVVRAVVACAGAHGDERSLAELLPSVAHADWAVRAEVVQMVSDRAYRKGLPALLRRLEVEDDAFVREAILRAVGRLEE; this is encoded by the coding sequence ATGACCGGCGGCGTCTCTCGCGAAGAACGCGCGGCGATCCTCGAAGGCCTCGAGAGCGCCGACGAGGAAGTGCGCCGTCTCTCGGTGGAGCAGCTCCTGCTGCTGCCGGCCGACGAGGCGGCGGCCCGACTCTGCGAGTCTCTGGGCGACCCGGGATGGCGCGTCCGCAAGGCCGCCGTCGCGAGGCTCGTCCGCCGTCGCCACGACCCGAAGGTGCAGGCGATGCTCGTGGCGTCCCTCGCCGATGGCGACAACCCGGGTCGGCGCAATGCCGCGTTCGAAGCGCTGGTGGCCTGCGGGTCCGGCGTGACGCCGCGGCTCGTCGGCGAGATGACGAGTGACGACGTCGACGTGCGGAAGCTCGTGGTGGACGCGCTGGCGGCGATCGGGGATCCCGAGAGCCGGGCGCCGCTCGGCAGCGCGCTCGCGGATCCGGATGCGAACGTCCGTGCGGCGGCTGCGGAGGCCCTCGGCGTCGTCGGGGGCGTGGACGAGATCGGCAGCCTGCTCGACCTGGTCACCGCGCAGGACGAGGACGTCCTGGTTCGGCTCTCTGCCTTGCGCGCGCTCTCTCGGATGGAAGCGAGCGTCGGGGTCGCGAGTCTCGGAGACGCCCTCGAACAATCGCTGCTGCGACCCGCCTGCTTCGAGCTTCTCGGCTTCTCGGCGGATCCCGAAGCGATCGAGACGCTGATCAAGGGGCTCGCGAGCGGGAGTCGCTCGAGTCGCGAGGGGGCGATGGGGGCGCTGCTCAGGACGCTGTCGCGATTCGACGCCGACGAGCACGATCGTCTGATCGAACGCCTGCGGGCCGCTGCGGCGGCCAACGAACGCCTCGTCGAGCTCGGCTGTGAACGTCTCGTCCAGGCGGATCTCGGCAGCCGGATGGTTCTGATCCAGTTCCTCGGGCTGCTCGCCGACACGCGCGCGATCGTGCCGATTCTCGAGTCGGGCCGCGACGAGGCGGTCGAGGAGCTCGCCGACCGGACCCTCGAATCCTTCGGCAGGGTCCTGCCGGAAGCCCTCGAACCGACCTGGTCGGACCTGCCCTTCGATCTGAAGACCCGGGCGTGTGCCGTGCTGGGACGGGTCCGTGGTGAGGTGGCCGAGCGTCTGCTCGCGGACGCGCTCGCCGAGGGCGATCCCGGGCTTCGCTGCATCGCCGCGACGGCGCTCGGGCAGGGCGGCTTCTTCGATCGGATGCCGGAGCTCGTGCGTCGACTCGAGGGCGCAGCGCGCGAGGCGGAGGTCGACGGAGAGGACGAAGTCGACGTGGTGGTGCGCGCGATCGTCGCCCTCGCGGAACATCCCGAGGCGATCACCGCGGGCGTGGACGCCCAGCTCGTGGGGATGCTGTCGAGCCGACTGGCCGGTGCACCGGAGCCCGTTCGGCTCGCGATCGCCAAGGTGCTCGCGAAGGTCGGGCAGGACGAGGACGAAGAGATCATCGGCTTCCTGCTCAAGGACGCCGCCCCGACGGTTCGCCGCGCGGCGGTCCAGGCCCTCGAACGCTTCGATTTCGAGCGGGCCCGGGACGCGCTTCGAGTCGCCCTGGTCGACGAGTCGAGTGCCGTCCGGATCGCGGCGGCGACCGTGCTCGGCCGATCCGATCGCGACGAGGCGGCGGAAGACCTGGCCCGGCAGATGGGGGACGAGGACGAGCGGGTGGTGGCGGTGGCGCTTCGCTCGGTGGGCCGGTTGCATCGCGGACGGGGCCTGTCTTCCGGGCGCCTCGAAGATCTGATCGGTCCCGCGCTCGATCGTGAGCCGCTCGTGGCGCTCGCCGCCCTGGAGGCGCTGATCGAAGTCGGAGGCGAGTCGGCGGCGCGACTCGCGCTCTCGGCGATCCAGCGTCCCGAGGCGGACGTCGTTCGCGCCGTGGTCGCGTGCGCCGGTGCCCATGGCGACGAGCGTTCGCTCGCCGAGCTCCTTCCGTCGGTCGCCCATGCGGACTGGGCGGTTCGCGCCGAGGTGGTGCAGATGGTGTCCGACCGCGCCTACCGGAAGGGATTGCCCGCGCTCCTTCGAAGGCTCGAGGTCGAGGACGACGCGTTCGTGCGCGAGGCGATTCTGAGAGCCGTCGGAAGGCTCGAGGAGTAG
- a CDS encoding chemotaxis protein CheW, which yields MVSAAHSIHEGSTVNLACFEVKEQIYALEVATVREIVRIQEITPLPNAPALIEGVVDLRGAVIPVLDLAKVLGRGSTDGGLNARIVVLEIDGLVLGLQVDAATDVLTLDASRLEDVPVLATHAGYDAVRHVVRRDGEAPVMVLSLETLVESVYRSALRKQADQGEMR from the coding sequence ATGGTTAGCGCTGCGCACTCGATCCACGAAGGGTCGACGGTGAACCTCGCCTGCTTCGAAGTGAAGGAGCAGATCTACGCGCTCGAGGTCGCGACGGTTCGGGAGATCGTGCGGATCCAGGAGATTACGCCGCTCCCGAATGCACCGGCGCTGATCGAGGGCGTGGTCGACCTGCGTGGCGCCGTGATTCCCGTCTTGGACCTGGCGAAGGTCCTCGGACGCGGCAGCACCGACGGCGGCCTGAACGCGCGCATCGTCGTGCTCGAGATCGACGGACTGGTGCTCGGGCTCCAGGTCGATGCCGCGACCGATGTCCTGACCCTCGACGCAAGCCGCCTGGAGGACGTGCCCGTGCTCGCGACTCATGCCGGCTACGACGCGGTTCGTCACGTGGTTCGCCGTGACGGCGAGGCCCCGGTCATGGTCCTGTCCCTCGAGACCCTCGTCGAGAGTGTCTACCGATCCGCCCTGCGCAAGCAGGCGGACCAAGGAGAGATGCGTTGA
- a CDS encoding chemotaxis response regulator protein-glutamate methylesterase produces the protein MERRGPVRILVIDDSAFSRQTITRMLETSPLVEVVGCARDGEDALRKTLELEPDLITLDLEMPRMDGFTFLRLVMAKRPTPVIVVSGRAGEDDVFKALDLGAVDFIAKPTARAALDLQTIQDALIRKVHATRDLRIDKVSERIQAAPPILADRAARRPSVRPDARLPIVAIGSSTGGPAALMQTFGAFTDVPPCAFFVAQHMPPGFTRGFAERLDRLTPFRVREAVGGEAPEPGTVLIAPGGKHMELEARGNRVVTVLHDDDGRDKYTPSVDRLFISAAKVYGDRLVCVVLTGMGDDGREGACQVKAAGGRVIAESEETAVIYGMPKQVVNAGVADAVLPLQEVPTAVQLGIGEIRAHQTRDRGRG, from the coding sequence ATGGAGCGTCGTGGCCCCGTCAGGATTCTCGTCATCGACGACTCGGCCTTCTCGCGTCAGACGATCACCCGGATGCTCGAAACCTCTCCGCTGGTCGAGGTGGTCGGCTGCGCGCGGGACGGCGAGGACGCGCTTCGCAAGACCCTCGAGCTCGAGCCGGACCTGATCACGCTCGATCTCGAGATGCCGCGCATGGACGGCTTCACCTTCCTGCGGTTGGTCATGGCGAAGCGCCCTACGCCCGTCATCGTCGTCTCCGGGCGGGCAGGGGAGGACGACGTCTTCAAGGCCCTCGACCTCGGCGCCGTCGATTTCATCGCGAAGCCCACCGCGCGCGCTGCGCTCGATCTCCAGACCATCCAGGACGCGCTGATCCGGAAGGTCCACGCGACCCGCGACCTGCGGATCGACAAGGTGTCGGAGCGGATCCAGGCGGCCCCGCCGATTCTGGCCGATCGAGCCGCTCGGCGTCCGTCGGTCCGACCGGACGCGCGGCTACCGATCGTCGCGATCGGATCGTCGACGGGAGGGCCCGCTGCCCTGATGCAGACCTTCGGGGCGTTCACCGACGTCCCGCCCTGCGCCTTCTTCGTTGCGCAACACATGCCGCCCGGTTTCACACGCGGCTTCGCAGAGCGCCTGGATCGGCTGACGCCCTTCCGGGTCCGGGAGGCAGTCGGGGGTGAGGCGCCGGAGCCGGGCACGGTGCTGATCGCGCCGGGCGGAAAGCACATGGAGCTCGAGGCCCGCGGGAATCGGGTCGTGACCGTGCTTCACGACGACGACGGGCGGGACAAGTACACGCCTTCCGTCGATCGACTCTTCATCTCTGCAGCCAAGGTGTATGGAGATCGCCTCGTCTGCGTCGTCCTCACGGGAATGGGGGACGACGGCCGCGAAGGCGCCTGTCAAGTCAAGGCTGCCGGAGGACGAGTCATAGCGGAGTCCGAAGAGACGGCGGTGATCTACGGGATGCCGAAACAGGTGGTGAACGCGGGCGTGGCCGATGCGGTCTTGCCGCTGCAGGAGGTGCCCACCGCCGTCCAACTGGGGATCGGAGAGATCCGGGCCCACCAGACGAGAGACCGAGGTCGCGGATGA
- a CDS encoding GAF domain-containing protein, whose protein sequence is MSETDEAQGNDRGEAVLAIFQRGAEFTKQILDENTRLRRELSEVQLRHGQAAQSDAEWDKLRSELISKIEELESQNEDILEQLRSVEGENLQFAERYVEVEEENNNLANLYVASYQLHSTLDPSEVVKVILEIVINLIGAEIFAVYVSEEGSDELRPVAAEGEVVARFPVLHVGEGLVGKSVAEGEVQLGDPGVSGGAPSHGGEPVVSIPLRVDDKPVGAIVIYKLLQQKDGFSALDNELFTLLAGHAATAIFASRLYAQSERKLSTIQGFIDLLTK, encoded by the coding sequence ATGAGCGAGACGGACGAGGCCCAGGGGAACGATCGCGGGGAAGCCGTGCTGGCGATCTTCCAACGAGGCGCCGAATTCACGAAGCAGATCCTGGACGAGAACACGCGCCTCCGGCGTGAGCTCTCGGAGGTTCAGCTGCGCCACGGACAGGCCGCCCAGAGCGATGCCGAGTGGGACAAGCTCCGTTCCGAGCTGATCTCGAAGATCGAAGAGCTCGAGAGCCAGAACGAGGACATCCTGGAACAGCTGCGCTCGGTCGAAGGCGAGAATCTTCAGTTCGCCGAGCGCTACGTGGAGGTCGAGGAGGAGAACAACAACCTCGCGAACCTCTACGTCGCCAGCTACCAGCTCCACTCGACCCTCGACCCGAGCGAGGTCGTGAAGGTCATCCTCGAGATCGTGATCAACCTGATCGGCGCCGAGATCTTTGCCGTCTACGTCTCGGAAGAGGGGTCCGACGAGCTGCGACCGGTCGCCGCCGAGGGCGAGGTCGTCGCGCGCTTCCCGGTGCTTCACGTCGGTGAGGGCCTCGTCGGCAAGAGCGTCGCAGAGGGCGAGGTCCAGCTGGGCGACCCCGGCGTTTCGGGCGGCGCGCCGAGCCACGGGGGTGAGCCCGTCGTGTCGATCCCGCTCCGCGTTGACGACAAGCCCGTGGGCGCCATCGTGATCTACAAGCTGCTCCAGCAGAAGGACGGCTTCTCGGCCCTCGACAACGAGCTCTTCACCCTGCTGGCCGGGCACGCGGCGACGGCGATCTTCGCGTCCCGACTCTACGCGCAATCCGAGCGGAAGCTGAGCACCATCCAGGGGTTCATCGATCTGCTGACGAAGTGA
- a CDS encoding protein-glutamate O-methyltransferase CheR produces MLDDARTLALSDAEFRMFADLIRSRCGLNFDEDTRFLVEKRLARRLEESDAVSFASYLYELRHGANAEAEFSQLVDLLTTNETYFFRERSQLNALIHEIIPEVRASRMARTRPVSIWSAGCASGEEPYSIVMMALEANLLPGQDFRIYASDISKAVLAKARRGIYREASFRETDPSTRMHYFAEKDGLFRISDEVKRHVDFVHMNLLDPAKTSLLGTMDVILCRNVIIYFDLETKKQVMATFHDKLRPGGYLLLGHSESLINVTSDFELKHLSRDLVYRRPVPGEEKEDAFHALARVGIAEGETDGSELP; encoded by the coding sequence ATGCTGGACGATGCCAGGACGCTCGCGCTGTCGGACGCCGAGTTCCGCATGTTCGCGGATCTCATTCGGAGCCGTTGCGGACTGAACTTCGACGAGGACACGCGCTTCCTCGTGGAGAAGCGCCTGGCACGTCGCCTGGAGGAGTCGGACGCGGTCAGCTTCGCGTCGTACCTCTACGAGTTGCGCCACGGCGCCAATGCCGAGGCGGAGTTCTCGCAGCTCGTCGACCTGCTCACGACGAACGAGACCTACTTCTTCCGCGAGCGGTCGCAGCTGAACGCGCTGATCCACGAGATCATTCCGGAGGTGCGCGCCAGCCGAATGGCCCGGACCCGGCCGGTGTCGATCTGGTCGGCGGGATGTGCCAGCGGAGAAGAGCCCTATTCAATCGTCATGATGGCGCTCGAGGCGAATCTGCTTCCCGGGCAGGACTTCCGGATCTACGCGTCGGACATCTCGAAGGCGGTGCTCGCGAAGGCCCGCCGCGGCATCTACCGCGAGGCGTCGTTCCGCGAGACGGATCCGTCGACGCGCATGCACTACTTCGCGGAGAAGGACGGACTCTTCCGCATCTCCGACGAAGTGAAGCGACACGTCGACTTCGTGCACATGAACCTGCTCGATCCGGCGAAGACGAGTCTCCTCGGTACGATGGACGTCATTCTCTGTCGGAACGTGATCATCTACTTCGACCTCGAGACCAAGAAGCAGGTGATGGCGACCTTCCACGACAAGCTCCGGCCCGGTGGCTACCTGCTCCTCGGTCACTCCGAGTCACTGATCAACGTGACCTCCGACTTCGAGCTGAAGCACTTGAGTCGGGATCTGGTGTATCGCCGGCCGGTTCCGGGTGAGGAGAAGGAGGACGCCTTCCACGCCCTCGCGCGCGTGGGGATCGCGGAAGGCGAGACCGACGGGTCGGAGCTGCCCTGA
- a CDS encoding methyl-accepting chemotaxis protein, producing MSAPRDDAFEVQPAVVDPTVRSRNRLLDLCLPLPLSLATAGCVAALFEADVVEWFALSIGYAFPGVVGCKLAQRAADMRSPHTIPLQVHRTILIASLIAVVLAPALVSLVGSGGWLSPIVLRSVALYAVLNAVAVSQVAFYRARRRLRNVRRAPLAGHAPSREADRPRMVSRLKVAIVAPAIAGMLLLLDVAGHLALRDAATRTLAFAEAAGEAIAKAEGSLAQRAEASLPASAFRPGKVIVVPLASDELEAAAMKDVPEAFVIAVDAALAQGEVAGEIRLRDGRGVGRFQTGGDGQPFAVFVAPEEAGTAIFGGIWVLLASGILIVFFAARVGNDLDRSIAHVRTHADRLAEGDLRSEGVSVMDDELGALELGLVRTANSFRSTLDAARNAAEGVESTIAELGSALGGIVESSNAHARQIEEVHALVASISDRVGEAQGSATALTAVIDESSNSVLELGAAGDELNETASVLTSKVDAVSDSLEQMVRSVKQVGATTDRLAEASEETSSSMEEMASAMRAVDTSAETTASLSRDVVDKAELGQAKVVQTIAGMEAIREATDAAESVIRGLGARTKEIGGILDVIDDVADETNLLALNAAIIAAQAGEQGKAFSVVADEIKELADRVLASTKEIGGLIRAVQEESENAIGAIEAGSASVMGGVDLSAEAGRTLEEITDASREAGTRISEIVNSVREQTKAASHVVALMEKVRESADQIGESSSEQDRGNEIVYRSALTMREVAQQVRRTTEDQAAGFGRIRENVHGVRGAVEQITGSLGDQSAACEQVATVLADVAEGSRSNEETARRVDEAMRTLVGQAQVLRGNVERFRC from the coding sequence TTGAGCGCCCCTCGAGACGATGCCTTCGAAGTGCAGCCCGCGGTGGTCGATCCGACCGTTCGCAGCCGCAACCGGCTGCTGGACCTCTGCCTTCCGCTTCCCCTGTCGCTCGCGACGGCCGGCTGTGTCGCCGCGCTCTTCGAGGCCGACGTCGTCGAGTGGTTCGCGCTCTCGATCGGCTACGCGTTTCCGGGAGTCGTCGGCTGCAAGCTCGCCCAGCGCGCCGCGGACATGCGTTCGCCCCATACGATCCCGCTGCAGGTCCACCGCACGATTCTGATCGCGAGCCTGATCGCCGTCGTGCTCGCCCCCGCTCTGGTTTCGCTCGTCGGTTCGGGCGGCTGGCTCTCGCCGATCGTGCTTCGCAGCGTCGCGCTCTACGCCGTTCTGAACGCGGTGGCCGTTTCGCAGGTCGCCTTCTATCGAGCCCGTAGACGACTCCGAAACGTACGGCGCGCGCCCCTCGCCGGACACGCGCCGTCTCGAGAGGCCGATCGTCCGCGCATGGTCAGCCGCTTGAAGGTGGCGATCGTGGCACCCGCCATCGCCGGAATGCTCCTGCTCCTCGACGTGGCCGGGCACCTCGCGCTTCGCGATGCCGCGACGCGAACGCTCGCCTTCGCCGAGGCCGCCGGTGAGGCGATCGCGAAGGCGGAAGGCTCGCTCGCCCAGCGCGCCGAGGCTTCGCTTCCCGCGTCGGCGTTTCGTCCCGGCAAGGTCATCGTCGTTCCCCTCGCATCGGACGAGCTCGAGGCGGCGGCGATGAAGGACGTTCCGGAGGCGTTCGTGATCGCCGTCGACGCGGCTCTCGCGCAGGGAGAGGTCGCCGGCGAGATCCGACTGCGAGATGGCCGCGGCGTCGGTCGGTTCCAGACGGGCGGGGACGGGCAGCCGTTCGCCGTCTTCGTCGCGCCCGAAGAGGCGGGGACGGCGATCTTCGGCGGCATCTGGGTCCTGCTCGCCTCCGGGATCCTGATCGTCTTCTTCGCCGCCCGTGTCGGCAACGACCTCGACCGCTCGATCGCCCATGTCCGGACCCATGCCGATCGTCTCGCGGAGGGAGATCTCAGAAGCGAGGGCGTGAGCGTGATGGACGACGAGCTCGGGGCGCTCGAGCTCGGGCTGGTCCGCACCGCGAACAGCTTCCGTTCGACCCTGGACGCCGCGCGCAATGCGGCGGAGGGGGTCGAATCGACGATCGCCGAGCTCGGGTCGGCGCTCGGTGGCATCGTCGAATCCAGCAACGCCCACGCACGCCAGATCGAGGAGGTCCACGCCCTCGTGGCCTCGATCAGCGACCGGGTCGGCGAGGCCCAGGGGAGCGCCACGGCGCTCACCGCCGTGATCGACGAGTCGAGCAACTCCGTGCTCGAGCTGGGCGCGGCCGGGGACGAGCTGAACGAGACGGCCTCGGTCCTGACGTCGAAGGTCGATGCCGTTTCCGATTCCCTCGAGCAGATGGTGCGGAGCGTGAAGCAGGTCGGCGCGACGACCGACCGCCTCGCAGAAGCCTCGGAAGAGACCTCCTCCAGCATGGAAGAGATGGCCAGCGCCATGCGTGCCGTCGACACCTCGGCCGAGACCACCGCCAGTCTCTCCCGGGACGTGGTCGACAAGGCGGAGCTCGGTCAGGCGAAGGTCGTGCAGACGATCGCGGGCATGGAAGCGATTCGTGAGGCGACCGATGCGGCGGAGAGCGTGATTCGCGGCCTCGGCGCGCGGACCAAGGAGATCGGCGGCATTCTCGACGTGATCGACGACGTCGCGGACGAGACGAACCTGCTCGCGCTGAACGCCGCGATCATCGCTGCGCAGGCCGGAGAGCAGGGCAAGGCCTTCTCGGTCGTCGCGGACGAGATCAAGGAGCTGGCCGATCGCGTGCTCGCGAGCACGAAGGAGATCGGAGGGCTGATCCGCGCCGTCCAGGAGGAGAGCGAGAACGCCATCGGGGCGATCGAAGCGGGCTCCGCCAGCGTGATGGGGGGGGTCGACCTCTCCGCAGAGGCGGGCCGGACCCTCGAGGAGATCACCGATGCCAGCCGCGAGGCCGGCACCCGGATCAGCGAGATCGTGAACTCGGTCCGCGAGCAGACGAAGGCCGCGTCCCACGTGGTGGCGCTGATGGAGAAGGTTCGGGAGTCCGCCGACCAGATCGGCGAGTCGAGCAGCGAGCAGGATCGCGGCAACGAGATCGTCTACCGCTCGGCGCTCACGATGCGCGAGGTCGCGCAGCAGGTCCGTCGCACGACCGAGGACCAGGCGGCGGGATTCGGCCGGATCCGTGAGAACGTACACGGTGTGCGCGGTGCCGTCGAGCAGATCACCGGATCACTCGGTGACCAGTCCGCAGCCTGCGAGCAGGTCGCCACGGTCCTCGCGGACGTGGCCGAAGGCAGTCGCTCGAACGAAGAGACCGCACGACGGGTCGACGAGGCGATGCGCACGCTGGTCGGTCAAGCACAGGTATTGCGCGGGAACGTCGAGCGCTTCCGCTGCTAG
- a CDS encoding chemotaxis protein CheW, protein MSESTTTEAMGGADWESLARGAASDFRGEGEESVFLLRELLVFGLDRSAYAVPVERVREIVRMRELTMIPRAPAWLLGVVALRGEVVEVVDLRRRLGLGASIPDRSNRIIVLHGDADRVTGLLVDSVSEVYRIADEAVLPAQGLDTPSVSEVCPRGDEFVSILDVDRALGGADV, encoded by the coding sequence GTGAGCGAGTCGACGACGACGGAGGCGATGGGCGGTGCGGATTGGGAGAGCCTGGCGCGAGGCGCGGCGAGCGACTTCCGGGGCGAGGGCGAAGAGAGCGTTTTTCTCTTGCGCGAGCTGCTGGTCTTCGGGCTCGATCGATCCGCCTACGCAGTTCCGGTCGAGCGCGTCCGCGAGATCGTTCGCATGCGCGAACTGACGATGATTCCGCGCGCGCCGGCCTGGCTACTCGGCGTCGTCGCCCTGCGCGGCGAGGTGGTCGAAGTCGTCGACCTGCGCCGGCGGCTGGGGCTCGGTGCGTCGATCCCCGATCGGTCGAATCGGATCATCGTGCTCCACGGCGACGCCGATCGCGTGACCGGCCTGCTCGTCGACTCCGTGAGCGAGGTCTATCGCATCGCCGACGAGGCCGTTCTTCCGGCGCAGGGCCTCGACACGCCGAGTGTGTCCGAAGTCTGTCCACGCGGCGACGAATTCGTCTCGATCCTCGACGTGGATCGCGCGCTCGGGGGGGCCGATGTCTGA
- the lptE gene encoding LPS assembly lipoprotein LptE: MATAACLALLLASITTGCGYRSLGAASPTGRDGEAQATVAVVALRNDSPEPWIDRVVTDALRRELGLRGALRLEADPKRADYVLRGRVLPLDLRSNSFSSFVVALEYQVTLRLELELLRKEGDVIRLPARALSESDVYLASQDIEVTRTNRLEALRHLSDVLATRIVDRVEFLSAPRAEPTTAPAGGTGG; encoded by the coding sequence TTGGCCACGGCCGCCTGCCTGGCCCTGCTTCTCGCGTCGATCACGACGGGCTGCGGCTACCGGAGCCTCGGCGCGGCGTCCCCGACAGGGCGAGACGGAGAGGCCCAGGCGACCGTCGCGGTGGTCGCGCTCCGCAACGATTCTCCGGAGCCCTGGATCGACCGCGTCGTGACCGATGCGCTCCGGCGCGAGCTCGGTCTGCGCGGCGCGCTTCGACTCGAGGCCGACCCGAAGCGGGCCGACTACGTCCTGCGCGGTCGCGTCCTGCCCCTCGACCTGCGTAGCAACAGCTTCTCGAGCTTCGTCGTCGCCCTCGAGTACCAGGTCACGCTCCGTCTCGAGCTCGAGCTGCTCCGCAAGGAAGGGGACGTGATCCGGCTGCCCGCGCGGGCGCTCTCGGAGAGCGACGTCTATCTGGCGAGCCAGGACATCGAGGTCACCCGCACCAACCGGCTCGAAGCGCTGAGACACCTTTCGGACGTGCTCGCGACCCGGATCGTGGATCGGGTCGAGTTCCTGTCGGCGCCGCGCGCCGAGCCGACGACCGCGCCCGCGGGAGGAACCGGCGGATGA
- a CDS encoding zinc-ribbon domain-containing protein, which produces MVAGCPKCGARYRVDADRIGPDGAKLRCTKCSAVFLVRAPRVAAEAEPVPQPVVAAEAEPALEPVGAAAPTPTPTPAPVEAAAPSSPMESSVADAPSAPSEPMAPADRERLVLIADPDDARGKASADAVERWGLQPHLVQDGVEAMLAIQRMLPRAVVLDAALPKMFGFQVCEVVKRNESLRETVVVLVGAIHHQDRYRRAPADLYGADVYIEQPDLPDGLQAILREGGLPMGGGSAAPSPPPSIEEAPAPVPEPVADAPEPPEPSFETPGEELDLDFVSEPPAAPELILDEAPAASEPVLEEAPVETEAPAPAADEDPETTEERERALRLARIAVSEMLLYQPEKFEQASRDGNLEQALDLEIQEARALLRQRIREDVREETDFIMDELNRVAAERNGQG; this is translated from the coding sequence ATGGTTGCTGGATGTCCCAAGTGTGGTGCGCGCTACCGCGTCGACGCGGATCGAATCGGTCCGGACGGCGCGAAGCTGCGCTGCACGAAGTGCTCGGCGGTCTTCCTCGTGCGCGCGCCCCGGGTGGCCGCCGAAGCGGAGCCTGTCCCCCAGCCCGTCGTGGCCGCCGAAGCGGAGCCTGCCCTCGAGCCCGTCGGGGCCGCCGCGCCGACACCGACACCGACGCCCGCACCCGTCGAGGCAGCGGCACCGTCTTCGCCGATGGAGTCGAGCGTCGCGGACGCGCCATCGGCTCCGTCCGAGCCGATGGCACCCGCCGATCGGGAGCGCCTCGTCTTGATCGCCGATCCCGACGACGCGCGCGGCAAGGCGAGCGCCGACGCCGTCGAGCGCTGGGGGCTGCAGCCCCATCTCGTGCAGGACGGTGTCGAGGCCATGCTCGCGATCCAGCGCATGCTGCCGCGGGCCGTCGTGCTCGACGCCGCGCTGCCGAAGATGTTCGGCTTCCAGGTCTGCGAGGTCGTCAAGCGGAACGAGAGCCTGCGCGAGACCGTCGTCGTGCTCGTCGGCGCGATCCACCACCAGGATCGCTACCGCCGCGCCCCGGCCGATCTCTACGGTGCCGACGTCTACATCGAGCAGCCGGACCTTCCCGATGGCCTGCAGGCGATCCTGCGCGAGGGCGGACTGCCGATGGGAGGCGGTTCGGCCGCTCCTTCGCCGCCGCCGTCGATCGAGGAGGCCCCCGCGCCGGTGCCCGAACCGGTCGCCGACGCACCCGAGCCGCCGGAGCCGAGCTTCGAGACGCCGGGCGAGGAGCTGGACCTCGACTTCGTCTCCGAGCCGCCGGCGGCCCCGGAGCTGATCCTCGACGAAGCCCCGGCGGCCTCGGAGCCGGTCCTCGAGGAAGCCCCGGTCGAGACCGAGGCGCCGGCGCCCGCCGCGGACGAGGATCCGGAGACGACCGAGGAGCGTGAACGGGCGCTGCGGCTCGCGCGCATCGCCGTCTCGGAGATGCTCCTCTATCAGCCGGAGAAGTTCGAGCAGGCGAGTCGCGACGGGAACCTCGAGCAGGCCCTCGATCTCGAGATTCAGGAGGCGCGTGCGCTGCTCCGCCAGCGGATCCGCGAGGACGTGCGCGAGGAGACCGACTTCATCATGGACGAGCTGAATCGCGTCGCCGCGGAACGGAACGGTCAGGGATGA
- a CDS encoding response regulator, with translation MAGQRILIVEDSPTMRQLLVFALKRMKGVDIVEAQDGMDGLRKVTSDHFDLAFVDINMPVMDGLKLISLIRGEQNLADMPICVITTEGAKEDRERAIGLGANEYLTKPIQANKVLAVAKSLLKLDG, from the coding sequence ATGGCGGGTCAGCGAATCCTGATCGTCGAAGACAGTCCCACGATGCGGCAGCTGCTGGTCTTCGCGCTGAAGCGCATGAAGGGCGTCGACATCGTCGAAGCGCAGGACGGCATGGACGGCTTGCGCAAGGTCACGAGCGACCACTTCGACCTCGCGTTCGTCGACATCAACATGCCGGTCATGGACGGACTCAAGCTGATCAGCCTGATCCGCGGCGAGCAGAACCTCGCCGACATGCCGATCTGCGTGATCACGACCGAGGGTGCCAAGGAGGATCGCGAGCGCGCGATCGGCCTCGGCGCCAACGAGTATCTGACGAAGCCGATCCAGGCGAACAAGGTCCTGGCCGTCGCGAAGTCGCTCCTCAAGCTCGACGGCTGA